TGCCGAACCCGCGGATGATGCCGCCGACCATGCCCGTCGCCGAGTGTTCCCGTATCCGTGACGCGAACAGCATGCTGTAGTCGGCGCCGACCGCCACGAGAGCCATGAACGCCAGCGGGATCACCGACCAGTCGAGGTCGATGCCCAGGCCGTGTTGCCAGAACAGGATGGCGAGTCCGACCGTGGCCGCGAACGACAGCAGGACGGCGAGGACCAGCAGCAGCGGCGCGAGCAGGCTGCGCAGGAGAACCGACAGGATCAGGAACACCGCCGTGATGGCGACGATCGCGTACAACGCGAAGTCGCGGTTGACCTGTTTGTTCATGTCCGCCGAGAGCGACGTCAGCCCGGTCGACGAGACGTTCGCACCCTCGAGGACCGTGCCCGCGGTGGCGGTTTTCGCGGTCGTGGCGATGTCACCGACGCTGCGCATCGCGGCGTCGCTGTACGGGTTGATGCTGCGGATCACCAGCATCCGCGCGGTCTTGCCGGTCGGCGACAACAACAGTTTCGTACCGGCGACGAACCGCGGATCGCCCAGCGCCTGGGCGGGGAGATAGAACCCCGATCCCGGACCCGACGTCGTCGCGTCCGCCATGGTGGTCAGGTACCCACTCGCGGTGCCGAGGCCGGCGGTGAGCTGCCCCGTCAGCGACACCGTCTTGTCGGTGCCGTCCTTGACCTGGCGCAGACCGGTCGCCAGTTGCGACATCCCCGTCGACAACTGCGCCATCCCCGAGGTCAGCCGACCGAGATCGGCGCGGAGTTGTTCGGGCGTCCTGCCCCCGAGACCGTCGAGGAGGCCGCGCATCTGGGCCAGTCCGGTCCGGATGTCGGGCAGCAACGCCCGCGCGGTCGCCACCACGTCACCGGGGACGCCGGCCAGGCCGACGACCTGGCGCAGTGATCGCGAGGCGGCACCGGCCGTGGCGCGGTCGAGGACACCAAACGCAGCACGTGCGGTCATGCAGGCCGGATCGGCCAGGCATCTCGCGTCGGGCGCTGCGGTGAGCATCGGGCCGAACACGTCGTCGAGTCGGCCGGCCACCGCGAGCGTCCGACCGTTGCTCGTCGAGACCGCGTCCACCAGTGACCCGAGAACCCGAGCGAGGGAGGACAACTCGCCGATTCCCTGCGGGAGGGTGAGCCGACCGTTCGACGCGGTGGTCACGATGCGTGTGGCGGTGTCGACCGCGTCGAGCACACCGTCGGCGAGCCCCACGACCTGATCGGTCCCGTCCACCAATCGCGGGAGTTGCGCCGCGGCGTCGTCGGCCCCGTCGCGCAACGCCGTGACCCCCGATGCGAGCTGCTGCAACTGCGGTGACGCCGCGACGAGTTGCCGGTGGGCGTCGTCGAGGCGATTGCCCACCTGTCCCACCTGGAATCCAGTGGACGCCTCGGGGATCGGCTTCCCGTCCGGACGCGTGATCGACCGGACGTAGGCGATGTCGGGCAGCTTCGACACCGACATCGCCATCATCTCCAGCGCGGCGAGGTCGTTGGTGTTGCGCATGTCGTGATCAGCCCGAACGATCAGGTACTCCGGCAGGATCTCGTTGACGCCATAGTGTTTGAG
This window of the Williamsia phyllosphaerae genome carries:
- a CDS encoding MMPL family transporter produces the protein MAHGRSRFFESVGAFCVRHRWWIIGFWFAVIVGLNLAVPQIEKTVSERSAAFLPDDMPSVNALRDMSTDFGSPASTAVGNVVLAADRGIDDADGRYYAQLVSRLTADRDNVAYVLDMYGNPATRDAARSPDGKAVTVMVAAQGDVGSTRAHHSTVEIRSAIDSIPKPDGLSVYYTGASPTLADLFSSIDVSLLIITVVSVVLITLMLLIAYRSIISALIPLLTIGIGLGVVRPIISALGAHEVLSISNFTIAIMTALILGAGTDYAIFQIAGYHDARRAGADPDTAVAIASAKVSPILLASALTIAAAAGAMAFTKVGMFKTAGPPTAIGVLVVMVISATLTPALMSVAGRAGRLQPKVSTERRWRRRGVTIIRHAGPLTAVSMVVLILLALVIPTFRVSFNEESVQLYANDSTRGYDAVLKHYGVNEILPEYLIVRADHDMRNTNDLAALEMMAMSVSKLPDIAYVRSITRPDGKPIPEASTGFQVGQVGNRLDDAHRQLVAASPQLQQLASGVTALRDGADDAAAQLPRLVDGTDQVVGLADGVLDAVDTATRIVTTASNGRLTLPQGIGELSSLARVLGSLVDAVSTSNGRTLAVAGRLDDVFGPMLTAAPDARCLADPACMTARAAFGVLDRATAGAASRSLRQVVGLAGVPGDVVATARALLPDIRTGLAQMRGLLDGLGGRTPEQLRADLGRLTSGMAQLSTGMSQLATGLRQVKDGTDKTVSLTGQLTAGLGTASGYLTTMADATTSGPGSGFYLPAQALGDPRFVAGTKLLLSPTGKTARMLVIRSINPYSDAAMRSVGDIATTAKTATAGTVLEGANVSSTGLTSLSADMNKQVNRDFALYAIVAITAVFLILSVLLRSLLAPLLLVLAVLLSFAATVGLAILFWQHGLGIDLDWSVIPLAFMALVAVGADYSMLFASRIREHSATGMVGGIIRGFGTTGGVITTAGIVFAVTMFALMSATVINLLQFGFTVGVGLILDVVIVRSILVPAAMALIGNRIWWPAKV